In one Dehalogenimonas formicexedens genomic region, the following are encoded:
- a CDS encoding AzlD domain-containing protein has product MRLEMFLLFTGMAAVTFLPRFLPMALVSRIVIPEKAKAFLEYIPVAVLSALVVPAVFAVDGGGVGLDARLLVSALVVFVFAWKMRNLFGSVIIGMATYWLMGVIGV; this is encoded by the coding sequence ATGCGCCTGGAAATGTTTCTATTGTTCACGGGAATGGCAGCGGTCACGTTCCTGCCGCGATTTTTACCGATGGCTCTAGTCAGCCGGATCGTCATCCCGGAAAAGGCAAAAGCCTTCTTAGAATATATCCCGGTGGCAGTTTTGTCGGCGCTTGTTGTACCAGCCGTTTTTGCAGTTGATGGAGGTGGAGTTGGACTTGATGCCCGGCTGCTGGTTTCAGCTCTGGTTGTCTTTGTCTTTGCATGGAAGATGAGAAACTTGTTTGGATCCGTCATTATAGGGATGGCAACCTACTGGCTGATGGGGGTTATCGGAGTATAG
- a CDS encoding AzlC family ABC transporter permease, translating to MSKEIRQGVKAALPIVLGYLPVGMAYGVLARAAGLSTLETGAMSLMVFAGASQFIAVGMLSAGIAAVPIIITTLAVNSRHLLMSSAIAPYFKGLSLKRVVVLASQLTDESFAVAMADTSKIAGRPSYQMGLQITAWLAWFTGSLTGAVFGSVIDSASFGIPFAMTALFICLLVIQIKSRTHLLVAMAAGMLALSLKGVLPNNLFIVAAAIIAPICGLLLSQRRTAAVPASLEVEN from the coding sequence TTGAGTAAGGAAATCCGCCAGGGCGTCAAGGCGGCTCTGCCGATTGTCCTGGGTTACCTTCCGGTAGGCATGGCTTACGGCGTCCTCGCCAGGGCTGCCGGGCTATCGACTCTGGAGACCGGCGCCATGAGCCTCATGGTGTTCGCGGGCGCCTCACAATTCATCGCCGTGGGGATGTTATCCGCCGGAATCGCGGCTGTTCCGATAATAATAACCACTCTCGCAGTTAACTCCCGCCATCTTCTTATGAGTTCGGCAATCGCTCCATATTTTAAGGGTTTGTCGCTGAAAAGGGTTGTTGTTCTAGCTTCGCAGTTGACCGACGAATCATTCGCCGTGGCCATGGCTGATACTTCCAAGATCGCCGGCCGGCCGAGCTATCAAATGGGACTTCAGATAACCGCCTGGCTGGCCTGGTTCACCGGTTCGCTCACCGGCGCTGTGTTTGGCTCGGTCATCGATAGCGCTTCTTTTGGAATCCCCTTCGCCATGACAGCCCTGTTTATATGTTTGCTGGTAATTCAGATAAAGAGTAGAACCCACCTTCTGGTCGCAATGGCTGCCGGGATGCTTGCACTCTCGTTAAAGGGGGTCTTGCCTAACAACCTCTTTATCGTCGCCGCCGCCATAATTGCCCCAATTTGTGGATTGCTGCTGAGCCAAAGACGAACAGCCGCTGTCCCCGCTAGTTTGGAAGTGGAAAACTGA
- a CDS encoding GNAT family N-acetyltransferase, producing MPSSEIVLEEGFKPGYIGRMIQMQGEYYDVAWERPGVSFEVMMARQMCDFHDQYLPGTDLLITAHVDGIMAGNIAVLGSQNERPGARLRWFHVDPACQNRGIGRILLIRAIEFCRQAGFKSVWLWTMEGLDAARHLYDSLGFKQIADFSSGLPFLGVTMELLLE from the coding sequence TTGCCTTCTTCCGAAATTGTACTCGAAGAGGGTTTCAAGCCCGGCTACATAGGCCGGATGATCCAGATGCAGGGCGAGTACTACGACGTTGCCTGGGAGAGGCCCGGCGTATCATTCGAGGTGATGATGGCGCGCCAGATGTGCGATTTTCACGATCAATATTTACCCGGAACGGACCTTCTGATTACTGCCCACGTTGATGGAATTATGGCGGGAAACATTGCCGTTCTCGGTTCGCAAAATGAGCGCCCCGGTGCCCGGCTCCGGTGGTTTCACGTCGATCCGGCATGCCAAAATCGCGGCATCGGGCGGATACTTTTGATTCGGGCGATAGAGTTTTGCCGCCAGGCAGGGTTTAAATCGGTTTGGCTCTGGACCATGGAAGGACTCGATGCCGCACGACATCTGTATGACAGCCTGGGCTTCAAGCAAATAGCTGACTTTTCGTCGGGCTTGCCGTTCCTCGGGGTCACCATGGAGCTGCTGCTTGAGTAA
- a CDS encoding histidine triad nucleotide-binding protein, producing MSCIFCQIAEGIIPATVLFKDDKVIAFRDIHPQAPVHIVIIPVKHFTNLNDIRGDDFALISYIFSVATDLARSEGIAESGYRIAVNSGKEGGQVVQHLHFHLLGGRQLSGELG from the coding sequence ATGAGTTGCATCTTTTGTCAGATCGCCGAGGGTATAATTCCAGCAACCGTATTATTCAAAGATGACAAAGTAATCGCTTTCCGAGATATCCATCCCCAGGCTCCGGTACATATAGTGATTATTCCAGTGAAGCATTTCACAAATCTTAACGACATCCGAGGTGATGATTTTGCTCTAATCTCCTATATTTTCAGTGTCGCCACCGATCTAGCACGATCTGAGGGAATTGCCGAAAGCGGCTATCGCATCGCCGTGAATTCCGGAAAAGAGGGCGGACAGGTGGTCCAGCACCTGCACTTCCATCTGCTGGGCGGACGCCAGTTGTCAGGAGAACTCGGTTAA
- a CDS encoding Fe-S-containing hydro-lyase, whose product MSEWREICLPISAENIAELRAGDKLLLNGTIYAARDAAHKRFIDALDREEKLPIDLSGAVIYYMGPSPTRPGEIIGSCGPTTSARMDRYTPRLLDEGLRVMMGKGDRSPQVVDSIKKHKGVYLITIGGAGALLSLKVKSCEAVAYPDLGAEAVLKIEIQDFPAVVAVDSQGNDLCKIGPAQYRAMDKETK is encoded by the coding sequence ATGAGCGAATGGCGCGAAATTTGTTTGCCCATATCGGCAGAGAATATCGCCGAGTTAAGAGCCGGGGACAAATTGCTGCTGAATGGAACCATTTACGCCGCCCGGGATGCCGCCCACAAGCGGTTTATCGACGCTTTGGACCGGGAAGAAAAGCTACCTATCGATCTGTCGGGAGCAGTTATATATTACATGGGGCCGTCGCCGACCCGGCCGGGAGAAATCATCGGTTCCTGCGGACCCACGACCTCAGCCCGGATGGACAGGTACACCCCCAGGCTTCTGGATGAGGGATTGCGAGTGATGATGGGCAAGGGCGACCGGTCACCGCAGGTAGTTGATTCCATCAAAAAACACAAAGGCGTTTATCTGATCACAATCGGGGGGGCTGGGGCGCTTCTTTCTCTCAAGGTGAAATCATGTGAAGCTGTGGCTTACCCTGATCTCGGCGCCGAGGCGGTACTCAAGATAGAAATTCAGGATTTCCCGGCGGTAGTTGCCGTCGATTCGCAGGGCAACGATTTGTGCAAAATCGGCCCAGCCCAATATCGCGCCATGGATAAGGAGACCAAATGA
- a CDS encoding fumarate hydratase yields the protein MREINSSVVTATVARLAEKANYELSSDVLGALNNARVAEKSMLGREILDLVIENASHAPEIRKPLCQDCGVAVVFIDIGQEVHISGGDLESAVKEGVRKGYGEGFLRKSMVASPFTGRNNTGDNSPPVIYYRIVPGDRLKISVMAKGSGAENMSRLFMLKPAEGRSGVIEAAVRAVEEAGGKPCPPIIIGIGIGGTAEESMLMAKRSLLRKVGQPSEDVDSAALERDILDRVNKLGIGPLGLGGSVTALAVHVESMPCHIASLPVAINLQCHSARHKEAEI from the coding sequence ATGCGCGAAATCAATTCATCCGTAGTCACAGCTACTGTGGCCAGGCTTGCCGAAAAAGCTAACTACGAGCTTTCTTCCGATGTGCTGGGCGCCCTCAATAATGCTCGGGTGGCCGAGAAATCGATGCTCGGTCGCGAAATTTTAGACCTTGTTATCGAAAACGCCAGCCACGCTCCTGAGATAAGAAAGCCACTGTGCCAGGACTGCGGAGTGGCGGTTGTGTTCATCGATATCGGCCAGGAAGTCCATATCTCAGGGGGCGATCTCGAGTCCGCAGTCAAAGAGGGTGTCCGCAAGGGCTACGGAGAAGGTTTCCTGCGGAAATCGATGGTGGCCTCGCCATTCACCGGCAGGAATAACACCGGAGACAACTCACCACCGGTGATCTATTACCGCATCGTACCCGGTGATCGGCTCAAGATTAGCGTGATGGCCAAGGGGTCCGGCGCCGAGAACATGAGCCGCCTTTTCATGCTTAAGCCGGCGGAAGGCCGGAGCGGAGTCATCGAAGCCGCAGTTCGCGCCGTTGAGGAAGCCGGGGGCAAACCATGCCCGCCGATTATCATTGGCATTGGTATCGGGGGGACGGCCGAGGAGTCGATGCTGATGGCCAAACGCTCGCTGCTCCGAAAGGTAGGTCAACCGAGCGAGGATGTTGATTCCGCCGCTCTTGAAAGGGATATCCTGGATAGAGTTAACAAGCTCGGCATTGGACCTCTTGGCCTTGGGGGCAGCGTCACCGCCCTCGCTGTACATGTCGAGAGTATGCCATGCCATATCGCCAGTTTACCGGTGGCGATCAATCTCCAATGTCACAGCGCCCGGCACAAAGAGGCCGAGATATGA
- the mdh gene encoding malate dehydrogenase, protein MKITVVGAGNVGATLAQRLIEKNFADVALVDVVEGIPQGKALDMRQSANTLGFTHKITGSNSYDITAGSDIVVVTAGIARKPGMTRDELVGINAKILREVIEKSLAVSPHAIFVIVTNPVDTMTYLTLKVSKLPRNRVFGLSGVLDGGRLAAFIAEELNVNASDVTPCVMGEHGGSMVIYPRFTIVNGKPLSELVDEPKQKALAERTVNGGAEIVAIMKTSSAFYAPSASVAHMVNAVATDSGAMMNCAAYLESEYGLSDVVIGVPVKLGRGGIKNIVELPLNAEELAALKASAEAVRKTIAALPAQ, encoded by the coding sequence ATGAAGATCACTGTTGTCGGCGCCGGGAATGTAGGCGCAACACTGGCTCAACGCCTTATTGAAAAAAACTTCGCCGATGTTGCCCTCGTGGACGTCGTCGAGGGGATCCCGCAAGGTAAAGCCCTGGATATGAGGCAGTCAGCCAACACGTTGGGATTCACCCATAAGATAACCGGCTCAAATTCGTACGATATAACTGCCGGATCTGATATTGTAGTTGTAACTGCCGGTATTGCCCGCAAACCGGGCATGACCAGAGACGAACTGGTGGGCATCAATGCCAAGATACTACGAGAAGTGATCGAGAAATCCCTTGCGGTGTCCCCCCATGCGATATTCGTCATAGTTACCAATCCGGTGGATACCATGACCTACCTGACGCTCAAGGTGAGCAAATTGCCGCGAAACCGGGTTTTCGGTCTTTCCGGGGTGCTCGACGGCGGCAGGTTGGCGGCCTTCATCGCTGAAGAATTAAATGTGAATGCCTCCGATGTGACGCCGTGCGTCATGGGCGAACACGGCGGTTCCATGGTGATTTATCCCCGTTTTACTATCGTGAACGGCAAGCCGCTGTCCGAACTGGTTGATGAACCGAAACAAAAAGCACTGGCGGAACGAACCGTCAACGGCGGTGCCGAGATTGTCGCCATCATGAAAACCAGTTCCGCATTCTACGCCCCGTCAGCTTCGGTAGCCCACATGGTCAACGCCGTCGCCACGGATTCGGGGGCGATGATGAACTGCGCCGCCTACCTGGAAAGCGAATACGGCCTTTCTGACGTGGTCATCGGCGTTCCGGTGAAGCTGGGAAGAGGCGGTATCAAGAATATCGTTGAACTCCCTCTTAACGCTGAGGAGCTGGCGGCTTTGAAGGCATCCGCTGAGGCCGTCCGCAAAACCATCGCCGCATTGCCAGCCCAATAA
- a CDS encoding type II toxin-antitoxin system HicA family toxin: MTLNARGLTGNAMSRLMQKAGFNVTHKKGHHLALLRTEPFATMVIQDNQTLDPGTIDALLDDACISDEEFKKLLQRK; encoded by the coding sequence ATGACCCTGAACGCCAGAGGGCTCACCGGCAACGCCATGTCCCGGCTGATGCAAAAAGCCGGGTTCAATGTTACCCATAAAAAGGGCCATCACCTGGCGCTATTACGGACCGAACCCTTCGCGACCATGGTAATCCAGGACAATCAGACATTGGATCCCGGCACCATCGACGCCCTGCTGGATGATGCCTGCATCTCCGACGAAGAATTCAAAAAATTATTACAAAGAAAGTAA
- a CDS encoding type II toxin-antitoxin system HicB family antitoxin, giving the protein MKYTVIIEKGRESGFIAKVPALKGCISQGKTRVEAMKNVQEAAEAYIESLLEEGYVVPIEVGRDYLQIEVKATK; this is encoded by the coding sequence ATGAAATACACCGTCATTATCGAGAAAGGCCGGGAATCGGGCTTCATCGCCAAAGTTCCGGCACTCAAGGGGTGTATATCGCAGGGTAAAACCAGGGTTGAAGCCATGAAAAACGTCCAGGAAGCGGCCGAGGCATATATCGAATCTCTTTTGGAAGAAGGTTATGTCGTTCCAATCGAAGTCGGCCGGGACTATCTGCAGATCGAGGTCAAGGCAACAAAATGA
- a CDS encoding isocitrate/isopropylmalate dehydrogenase family protein, translated as MIHNVTLIPGDGIGPEISDATVRVLEATGVKFNWEIVHAGTDVIAQYGTPLPENVLESIRKNKVAIKGPITTPVGSGFRSVNVAIRKALDLYTCLRPCKSYKGIPSRYDDVDLVIVRENMEDLYAGIEFERGTEWAEKLKQMLKDKGEKQIREDAGFSIKMISETGTRRIVKYAFDYARRYNRKKVTAVHKANILKFSDGLFLAVARDVAASYPEIEFEDRIVDNMTMQLVKNPLQFDVLVCPNLYGDILSDLCAGLVGGLGVAPGGNIGDEYAVFEPTHGSAPKYKGLNKVNPMAMMLSGVLMLRHLNEPEAADRLEKAIAAVIAEGKHVTYDLLPPEKQCLAVGTSQVADAIIARL; from the coding sequence ATGATTCACAATGTTACGTTAATCCCAGGTGACGGTATAGGCCCGGAAATCTCCGATGCCACCGTGCGCGTCCTGGAAGCCACCGGAGTCAAGTTCAACTGGGAAATAGTTCACGCCGGCACCGATGTCATCGCCCAATACGGGACCCCTCTACCGGAAAATGTTCTTGAATCTATCCGGAAGAATAAAGTCGCCATCAAAGGCCCCATTACCACTCCCGTGGGCTCCGGCTTCCGCAGCGTCAACGTCGCCATCCGCAAGGCTCTCGACCTTTACACCTGCCTCAGGCCCTGCAAGAGCTACAAGGGCATCCCGTCCCGGTACGATGACGTCGACCTGGTTATCGTCCGGGAAAACATGGAAGACCTGTACGCCGGTATCGAATTCGAGCGCGGCACCGAATGGGCCGAAAAGCTGAAGCAGATGCTGAAGGACAAGGGCGAAAAGCAGATCCGGGAAGACGCCGGCTTTTCGATCAAGATGATCTCGGAAACCGGCACCCGGCGCATCGTAAAATACGCCTTCGATTACGCGCGACGCTATAACCGGAAAAAAGTCACCGCGGTCCACAAGGCCAATATTCTGAAATTCTCGGACGGCCTGTTCCTGGCTGTCGCCCGCGACGTTGCGGCCTCTTATCCGGAAATCGAATTCGAAGACCGCATCGTCGATAATATGACAATGCAACTGGTTAAAAACCCGCTGCAGTTCGATGTACTCGTCTGTCCCAATCTCTACGGCGATATCCTGTCCGATCTTTGCGCCGGGCTTGTCGGCGGACTGGGTGTCGCTCCGGGAGGCAATATCGGAGACGAGTACGCCGTTTTCGAGCCCACCCACGGCAGCGCCCCCAAGTACAAGGGTTTGAACAAGGTCAATCCCATGGCGATGATGCTTTCCGGTGTTTTGATGCTGCGCCATCTCAATGAACCCGAGGCTGCCGACCGGCTGGAAAAGGCGATTGCCGCCGTTATCGCCGAAGGGAAGCATGTAACCTATGATCTGTTGCCTCCAGAGAAGCAATGCCTGGCGGTGGGGACGTCCCAGGTAGCAGATGCTATAATAGCCCGATTGTAA
- a CDS encoding 3-isopropylmalate dehydratase small subunit — translation MLKGKAFKFGDDISTDLIAPGRLVHLRSNLPELAKHVMEDADPTFAARVKPGDFVVGGSNFGLGSSREHAPVILKMAGVSAVLAKSVARIFFRNSINVGLPVLVCDTDRINDGDQLEVDLAGGVIHDRTNGETLTFGKIPDAMLAILNEGGLMPYIKKHGDFKI, via the coding sequence ATGCTCAAAGGTAAAGCTTTTAAATTCGGCGATGATATTTCTACCGACTTGATCGCGCCCGGACGCCTGGTGCACCTCCGAAGCAATCTACCGGAACTCGCCAAGCACGTGATGGAGGATGCCGACCCCACTTTTGCCGCAAGGGTTAAGCCCGGCGATTTCGTTGTCGGCGGTAGCAATTTCGGACTTGGGTCAAGCCGGGAGCACGCGCCCGTAATTCTTAAAATGGCTGGCGTGTCCGCCGTACTGGCTAAGTCAGTTGCCCGGATATTCTTCCGTAACTCCATAAACGTAGGGCTGCCCGTCCTGGTCTGCGATACGGACCGAATCAACGACGGCGACCAGCTTGAAGTGGATTTGGCCGGCGGCGTTATCCATGACCGGACAAACGGCGAAACATTGACGTTCGGCAAGATCCCGGATGCCATGCTGGCTATCCTCAATGAGGGCGGATTGATGCCGTACATCAAGAAACACGGCGATTTTAAGATTTGA
- a CDS encoding 3-isopropylmalate dehydratase large subunit, translated as MGKTLAEKILSEKTKQDVKPGDIVVSPVDWALVQDTTGPLTVREFLGLGLPKLANPAHTILFIDHAAPSPQKQLSCDHTFLRKFARDYGAVLSDVGEGVCHQIMAEKYARPGDVIVGADSHTVTAGGLGAFATGMGSSDVAAAFGLGKTWFRVPETFFIRLTGRLQKYVTAKDIILHLIGSIGADGATYKALEFGGEGLSSLPVPDRLTIANMAVEAGAKVGIFPSDDATLEYLTSQGRAADHRYVAADADARYERTIEIDLNKLQPTIAKPHTVDNTATISEVKGTKVDQVFIGTCTNGRLEDLKLAADILRGKRRNPATRLLVAPASPQIVLAGMRMGYIQDLVQAGATILPPGCAGCLGVHQGVLGDGETCLSTANRNFLGRMGNPEGLIFLSSTATAAASAITGVITDPREVA; from the coding sequence ATGGGAAAGACACTAGCAGAAAAAATACTATCAGAAAAAACCAAACAGGACGTCAAACCGGGTGATATCGTTGTGTCTCCGGTGGACTGGGCGCTAGTTCAGGATACTACTGGTCCGCTTACCGTCCGCGAGTTCCTTGGGCTGGGGTTGCCCAAGCTGGCTAACCCGGCTCACACAATACTGTTCATCGACCACGCCGCTCCTTCCCCCCAGAAACAACTTTCCTGCGACCACACTTTTCTGCGGAAATTCGCCAGGGATTACGGCGCGGTGCTATCCGATGTTGGCGAAGGCGTCTGTCATCAGATCATGGCTGAAAAATACGCCCGTCCCGGCGATGTAATCGTCGGAGCTGACTCTCACACGGTGACGGCCGGAGGTCTGGGAGCCTTTGCGACCGGCATGGGATCTTCCGATGTCGCAGCCGCTTTCGGGCTGGGGAAAACCTGGTTCCGCGTCCCGGAAACGTTCTTCATCCGCCTGACCGGCAGGCTTCAAAAATATGTCACCGCCAAAGATATCATTCTTCATCTAATAGGCAGCATCGGCGCGGATGGCGCGACGTATAAAGCTCTTGAATTTGGCGGCGAAGGGTTGAGCAGCCTCCCGGTACCTGACCGATTAACCATCGCCAATATGGCTGTCGAAGCCGGCGCCAAAGTCGGTATCTTCCCTTCCGATGATGCGACACTGGAATACCTGACCTCGCAAGGCCGCGCAGCAGATCACCGCTATGTCGCCGCTGACGCCGACGCCAGGTACGAACGTACTATAGAAATCGACCTGAACAAACTCCAACCGACGATAGCCAAGCCCCATACCGTTGATAACACGGCCACTATCTCCGAAGTCAAGGGTACCAAAGTCGACCAGGTCTTTATCGGTACCTGCACCAACGGCCGTCTTGAAGATCTGAAACTGGCCGCCGACATTCTCCGCGGCAAGCGGCGTAACCCGGCCACACGACTGTTAGTCGCTCCGGCGTCACCCCAGATCGTGCTGGCCGGTATGCGCATGGGCTATATCCAGGACCTGGTACAAGCTGGGGCTACTATCCTGCCGCCCGGATGCGCCGGATGCCTCGGCGTCCACCAGGGCGTCCTGGGCGATGGCGAAACCTGCCTGTCCACGGCCAACCGGAATTTCCTGGGGCGGATGGGCAACCCGGAGGGACTGATTTTCCTTTCCAGCACGGCGACCGCCGCGGCGTCCGCCATCACCGGTGTCATCACCGATCCTCGGGAGGTTGCATAA
- a CDS encoding pyruvate carboxylase subunit B: MPAQPLKVTDLTLRDGHQSLFATRMRTDDILGIIGEMDEVGFHSMEVWGGATFDVPIRFLNEDPWDRLREMKKRAPKTPLQMLLRGQNLVGYRNYADDVVTAFVEHAADCGVDIFRVFDAVNDERNFETALKAIKSKGKHAQLAISYSLTARVMGGPVYNLDYYIEKAKKFEAMGADSFCIKDMAGIIAPNDAYNLVKALKKAIKIPIQFHSHYTSGMASMSMLKAVEAGADVVDACLAPWALRTSHPAVEPMVASLTATSRDTGLDLHQLLKLGEYFEAISPKYRDFMDTTKTAVIDTAVLEHQVPGGMISNLVSQLREAGALNRIDEVYEEIPRVRKEMGYPPLVTPTSQIVGIQAVQNVLFGRYKVISAQVKDYFYGLYGRPPMPVDPEIQKLALKGYERGETPITVRPADVLKPELEAAREATEGIAKDIGDVLTYALYPQVGLRFLKWKYGLETPPADTRARTLEDVNKEDEIIAKAKAGKLVEKGSEKLVAQASVSSPAPVTGLRHFNVHLDGKVYCVGVEATAAAAPAVAFVAPPPALAQPAAPPPPPSPVEPKPAAKQVETAKPVEAPKSVEIPAAKVEAKAAAGPEPCGEDVLAPMPGVVLRYEVKVGDKVKSGDTVVVLEAMKMAIDLPSPANGTVAAIKFAVGDRVSRDDVLAIIAA, translated from the coding sequence ATGCCGGCTCAGCCATTAAAAGTAACCGACCTGACCCTTCGCGACGGCCACCAATCCCTGTTTGCCACCCGGATGCGCACCGATGACATCCTGGGGATCATCGGCGAAATGGATGAGGTTGGGTTTCACTCTATGGAAGTCTGGGGCGGCGCCACCTTCGATGTGCCGATCCGTTTTCTCAACGAGGATCCGTGGGACCGCCTGCGAGAGATGAAGAAGCGGGCGCCGAAGACTCCCCTTCAGATGCTCCTCCGCGGGCAGAACCTGGTGGGCTACCGCAATTATGCGGACGACGTGGTCACCGCTTTTGTCGAGCATGCCGCGGATTGCGGCGTTGATATTTTCCGCGTGTTTGACGCAGTGAACGATGAGCGTAACTTTGAAACCGCCCTCAAAGCTATCAAATCAAAAGGAAAGCACGCCCAACTGGCGATCAGCTATTCCCTGACCGCGCGTGTCATGGGCGGTCCTGTTTACAACCTTGATTATTACATCGAAAAGGCCAAAAAGTTCGAAGCGATGGGCGCCGATTCTTTCTGTATCAAGGATATGGCCGGCATCATCGCGCCGAACGATGCTTACAATTTGGTGAAAGCGCTGAAGAAGGCCATCAAGATCCCGATTCAGTTCCACTCGCACTATACCTCCGGCATGGCCTCTATGAGCATGCTTAAGGCTGTTGAGGCGGGGGCCGATGTTGTCGATGCCTGCCTGGCCCCCTGGGCTTTACGCACATCCCACCCGGCGGTAGAGCCGATGGTTGCCTCATTGACCGCCACATCGCGGGATACCGGCCTCGACCTGCACCAACTCCTGAAGCTCGGCGAATACTTTGAAGCAATATCTCCCAAGTACCGGGACTTCATGGATACCACTAAAACAGCGGTTATCGATACCGCCGTGCTGGAACACCAGGTGCCGGGCGGCATGATCTCGAACCTTGTCTCCCAACTCCGCGAGGCCGGCGCTTTGAACCGTATCGACGAGGTTTACGAGGAAATTCCGCGCGTACGCAAAGAGATGGGTTATCCCCCACTGGTCACCCCGACTTCCCAGATCGTAGGCATTCAGGCAGTCCAGAACGTCCTCTTTGGCCGTTATAAAGTTATATCCGCCCAGGTCAAGGATTATTTCTATGGCCTCTACGGGCGCCCGCCGATGCCGGTTGATCCGGAGATTCAGAAATTGGCGCTCAAAGGCTATGAGCGCGGTGAGACCCCGATCACCGTCCGGCCTGCCGACGTGTTGAAACCGGAACTCGAAGCTGCCAGGGAAGCTACCGAGGGGATTGCCAAAGATATCGGCGACGTGTTGACCTACGCGCTGTACCCGCAAGTCGGCTTGAGGTTTTTGAAGTGGAAGTACGGCCTCGAAACACCTCCGGCTGATACGAGGGCGAGGACACTCGAAGACGTAAACAAAGAAGACGAAATTATTGCCAAGGCCAAAGCCGGCAAACTGGTGGAGAAGGGCTCGGAAAAGCTCGTTGCCCAGGCTTCTGTCTCATCCCCAGCTCCAGTCACCGGCCTACGCCATTTCAATGTTCACCTGGATGGGAAAGTCTATTGCGTTGGTGTTGAGGCCACCGCGGCAGCTGCGCCGGCCGTCGCCTTTGTCGCGCCTCCGCCCGCTCTCGCCCAACCGGCAGCGCCTCCGCCGCCTCCATCGCCCGTCGAACCAAAACCTGCTGCCAAGCAAGTAGAAACGGCTAAGCCTGTCGAGGCTCCAAAGTCTGTTGAAATCCCCGCGGCCAAAGTCGAAGCTAAAGCCGCCGCCGGGCCAGAGCCCTGCGGAGAAGATGTCCTGGCGCCTATGCCCGGCGTCGTTCTGCGCTACGAGGTAAAAGTCGGCGACAAGGTCAAATCCGGTGACACGGTGGTTGTTCTCGAGGCGATGAAGATGGCTATCGATCTGCCGTCTCCCGCCAACGGCACAGTAGCGGCGATCAAGTTCGCAGTAGGCGATAGGGTCTCGCGGGACGACGTGCTGGCGATCATCGCAGCGTAA